In one window of Clavelina lepadiformis chromosome 4, kaClaLepa1.1, whole genome shotgun sequence DNA:
- the LOC143452124 gene encoding intelectin-1-like, whose protein sequence is MKKNAKVGADNWSNYNTFGHAASATSDDYKNQAYFDLQARDVMIWQVPNDTPLVEYDSASYLQYRTTDGFLKDYGGNLYNLYNSYYPIVSGHYTYQSDHGPAVFLTYDKGNAEEAVSYYGTTVQGNVDSGFIQFRTINAYQNAYAMCLSGKLHGSFSQAGMACIGSTADNYYSNNCGDFAGLAYDGYGTGSGYNAKLELLESTFLIFYR, encoded by the exons atgaaaaaaaacgCGAAAGTTGGTGCCGATAACTGGTCCAATTACAACACGTTTGGTCACGCTGCCTCGGCAACCAGTGACGACTATAAAAATCAAGCTTACTTTGATCTTCAAGCGCGTGACGTCATGATTTGGCAAGTACCTAACGATACACCGCTTGTAGAATACGATTCAGCATCTTATCTACAATACCGCACTACTGACGGCTTTCTTAAAGATTATGGTGGAAATTTGTATAATTTGTACAACTCATACTATCCCATTGTTTCTGGCCATTACACTTACCAATCTGACCATGGCCCAGCGGTTTTTCTGACGTACGACAAAGGCAACGCCGAGGAAGCTGTCAGTTATTATGGTACAACAGTTCAAGGAAATGTAGACTCTGGTTTCATTCAG ttcAGAACGATCAATGCTTACCAGAATGCTTATGCTATGTGTCTTTCTGGGAAATTACATGGCTCCTTCAGTCAAGCCGGTATGGCTTGTATCGGGTCAACGGCTGATAATTATTACAGCAACAACTGTGGTGATTTTGCTGGATTGGCCTATGATGGATATGGCACAGGGAGCGGTTACAACGCAAAATTAGAGCTTCTTGAATCTACTTTCCTGATTTTTTATCGTTAG
- the LOC143452195 gene encoding protocadherin beta-11-like: MQLFWNLSLFVVIIVSSAVAAHVNISLEEEQQIGVPIIDLRKVLNLSTNPTKKTEFKILEQTLHVDRSSGLAPSSRVTDQTGWFKIEKSTGILSQTKRIDRDLLCGKVELCFIQIIFLPGLYMSVMHLDVYIKDLNDNSPCFPSPSIEINVSEDLEVNHEIRLDRYKATDVDLGNNSMIQYTLLHHDVFFKVRQYRDPVGHEHLSLVVSHILDYEQTKVHRMLLLASDMGTSSQSSFVPLLIHLIDENDNKPNFEKTLYEVYLSENTPTGEILTRVQASDRDSGDLGYVHYVIPASDQDRREGYPPVSVNETTGTVTLCEKLDYHVHNEMKIIIEAIDNDQNRPQKSTTILLLHVRDVNDHEPVLEIQYIVEHKNDTAFISENSPNPSILAHISTSDLDDGENGRVTSTVETFIPGTENTMTESETFVIRDELLRTTIKLDREVRGEYDVIIKACDYGVPPKCARSQQVKIIVLDENEFAPFFLHAKTDIVFPEDTEVGSVIASAMATDRDAENGPAWVLSEYGELEASPNGLVTFEIQLAESDDAIASLPVRIDPTSANLTLARRLDYETRRLWKFVIIGRDGGRPVARESQCAFTLRVRNVNDNPPIFVNPNANNSVIFVPIRASSYVFATIKAVDLGVDERTKMRYSYTLVQKDGKTIHRNRYKDLFKLDRFSGKFSLHWFKYSIPDILGSYTAIIEVTDFGTPPLTTSIAVIIKVVRKDTQTDPVVPNSNKVRQVEISSTSSMVLLATVFGGCGSGFLVIGIAVVICIRRKRNKTANEKGSDAAAPDSPRVSQDCGVENSTTAGVQTFNTKTSDESVAPELPRRSRTHSKTVPKIAVSPTPQVNDDSSSEHIYVMMKPIPPPPLAKQSFKRDQRRTKESAAIENPVENLAPRRTRPPISSNASAGVNNISRMGAQCTELCKFYGHGDTCWMPATVQSNIPQPCEECQTSSSLGQTNIPQISEGCQTSNRDSGYTGSCLDENGIPSIIV, from the exons ATGCAATTGTTTTGGAATTTGTCACTATTTGTAGTGATTATTGTATCTTCGGCTGTGGCGGCGCACGTCAATATCTCTCTAGAAGAAGAACAACAAATTG GAGTACCGATCATTGATTTGCGTAAAGTGCTAAACCTGAGTACAAACCCCACGAAGAAAACCGAATTCAAAATCCTGGAGCAAACTCTGCATGTTGATCGGTCTTCCGGGCTGGCACCAAGCAGCCGCGTAACTGACCAAACAGGATGGTTCAAAATCGAGAAATCTACCGGAATACTCTCCCAGACAAAGCGCATTGATCGGGACCTTTTGTGCGGGAAAGTCGAACTCTGTTTTATCCAG ATTATCTTCCTGCCGGGTCTGTACATGAGTGTGATGCATTTAGATGTCTATATCAAAGACCTTAACGACAACTCACCTTGTTTTCCGTCTCCATCGATAGAAATAAACGTTTCTGAAGACCTGGAGGTTAACCACGAGATCAGATTGGATCGCTACAAAGCCACAGATGTCGATTTGG GGAATAATTCGATGATCCAGTACACTCTACTACACCATGATGTGTTTTTCAAAGTGAGGCAGTATCGCGATCCGGTCGGCCATGAACATTTGAGCCTCGTGGTCAGTCACATCTTGG ATTATGAGCAAACCAAGGTTCACAGAATGCTGTTGCTTGCCAGTGACATGGGAACTTCGTCACAATCGAGTTTTGTGCCTCTTTTAATTCACCTGATCGACGAAAACGATAACAAgccaaactttgaaaaaaca CTTTATGAGGTGTACCTCTCAGAAAACACGCCAACTGGTGAAATCTTAACACGGGTCCAAGCGTCGGACCGGGACAGCGGTGACCTTGGGTACGTCCATTACGTTATCCCAGCCAGTGACCAAGACAGACGAGAAGGTTACCCGCCGGTTTCCGTGAACGAGACCACGGGTACTGTGACACTTTGTGAGAAACTGGATTACCATGTTCATAATGA AATGAAGATTATAATTGAAGCCATTGACAATGATCAGAATCGGCCGCAAAAATCTACAACCATTTTATTGCTTCATGTTCGTGACGTCAATGATCATGAACCCGTCTTAGAAATACAATATATTGTGGAGCATAAGAACGACACAG CTTTCATATCAGAAAATTCACCAAACCCTTCGATTCTAGCTCACATAAGCACGAGTGACTTAGATGACGGTGAGAATGGTCGAGTGACAAGCACAGTGGAAACATTTATACCCGGGACAGAAAACACCATGACTG AGTCGGAAACTTTTGTCATCCGAGATGAGTTGCTGCGCACGACCATCAAACTCGATCGAGAAGTGAGGGGTGAATACGACGTCATAATAAAGGCTTGTGACTACGGCGTTCCGCCTAA ATGCGCCAGAAGCCAGCAGGTAAAGATCATAGTCCTTGATGAAAACGAATTTGCTCCTTTTTTTCTGCATGCGAAGACCGACATCGTATTTCCGGAGGACACGGAAGTGGGATCCGTCATCGCCAGTGCCATGGCAACAGACAGGGATGCCGAAAATGGTCCTGCCTGGGTGTTATCTGAG taCGGAGAGCTGGAAGCGTCGCCAAACGGACTTGTCACTTTCGAGATTCAACTTGCCGAAAGCGACGACGCAATTGCTTCACTTCCTGTGCGTATCGATCCAACATCCGCAAATCTGACTCTGGCTCGCAGGTTGGATTATGAGACAAGGAGACTTTGGAAG tTTGTTATAATTGGTAGAGACGGTGGCCGGCCGGTGGCGCGAGAGAGCCAGTGTGCTTTCACGTTAAGAGTAAGAAACGTAAACGACAATCCACCGATTTTTGTGAATCCAAATGCGAACAATTCAGTGATTTTCGTGCCCATTCGAGCTTCTTCTTATGTTTTTGCCACTATAAAG gCTGTAGATTTGGGCGTGGACGAGAGAACAAAAATGCGTTATTCTTACACACTGGTGCAAAAGGACGGGAAAACAATTCATCGAAACCGTTacaaagatttatttaaattggatcgattttctggaaaattttCGCTTCATTGGTTTAAGTATTCAATCCCAGATATTCTCGGAAGCTACACAGCAATTATTGAA GTCACAGATTTTGGTACTCCACCCCTAACAACGTCAATCGCGGTGATCATCAAAGTGGTCCGTAAGGATACCCAGACTGATCCTGTAGTGCCGAATTCGAATAAGGTTCGTCAGGTTGAGATTAGTTCCACATCGTCAATGGTCCTCTTGGCCACTGTATTTGGGGGGTGCGGATCAGGTTTCCTTGTCATCGGTATCGCTGTCGTTATCTGTatcagaagaaaaagaaacaaaaccgCCAACGAGAAA GGTTCAGATGCTGCAGCACCAGATTCTCCAAGAGTTTCACAGGATTGTGGCGTTGAAAACTCAA CAACCGCTGGTGTTCAAACCTTTAATACGAAAACATCCGATGAATCTGTGGCGCCAGAACTCCCGCGTCGTAGCAGAACTCATAGCAAAACTGTCCCTAAGAT CGCTGTCTCCCCCACACCACAAGTGAACGACGACTCTTCATCAGAGCATATTTACGTCATGATGAAACCTATTCCGCCTCCTCCTTTAGCTAAGCAGAGTTTCAAGAGGGATCAGCGAAGAACCAAGGAGAGTGCTGCCATCGAG AACCCGGTTGAAAATCTTGCTCCTAGGCGAACCCGCCCTCCCATTTCTTCAAACGCTTCAGCAG GAGTGAATAACATCAGTAGAATGGGAGCACAATGTACAGAATTGTGCAAGTTTTATGGCCACGGCGACACCTGCTGGATGCCCGCCACAG TTCAAAGCAACATACCACAACCTTGCGAAGAATGTCAGACGTCAAGCAGTTTGG GTCAAACCAACATACCACAAATTAGTGAAGGATGTCAGACGTCAAACAGGGACTCAGGATACACGGGGAGCTGCTTGGATGAAAACGGCATACCCTCTATCATAGTGTAG
- the LOC143451931 gene encoding hepatic lectin-like, translated as MVFRAFALLLMLGVFVQSQDYLTCLRNNDAFAELTTQDPKSDSRGPPGYPGKRGAAGEKGEVGEKGLKGAPGTSDLTTLNHLQDYIIKVERNLLEALRNISDLQNTVSTLASDHRNVQADVRKLCQDGKTFHEKGWYAQPNGYQYMVTETRQSWQQSRDICRNKGGDLAVNGMRDLTMRRVIIASLFTGLKSVWIGLNDIDQEGRFRWVEGQSLISAEAGWLPGEPSNDGHCVELNYVNPAYKINDRPCNAQFSALCEKPAARVCA; from the exons ATGGTTTTTCGAGCTTTCGCGCTGCTTCTGATGCTGGGTGTCTTCGTTCAAAGCCAAGACTACCTGACCTGCTTAAGAAACAACGATGCCTTTGCCGAACTTACTACCCAAGACCCGAAGTCTGATTCCCGGGGACCACCCGGATACCCCGGTAAACGAGGAGCTGCTGGCGAAAAGGGTGAAGTCGGCGAAAAGGGGCTTAAAGGTGCGCCAGGGACATCGGACCTGACGACGTTAAATCACCTGCAAG ATTATATCATAAAGgttgaaagaaatttactTGAAGCATTGCGCAACATTTCTG ATCTTCAAAATACCGTTTCGACTCTGGCCAGCGATCACAGAAATGTACAAGCCGACGTGAGGAAGTTATGCCAAG ACGGTAAAACCTTTCATGAAAAAGGTTGGTATGCGCAACCTAATGGCTACCAATACATGGTTACTGAAACAAGACAATCTTGGCAACAAAGTAGGGATATCTGTCGAAATAAAGGAGGAGATTTGGCCGTGAATGGAATGAGGGACCTTACAATGAGAAG GGTTATCATTGCGTCATTGTTTACTGGTTTAAAGTCTGTTTGGATTGGACTAAACGACATAGACCAAGAGGGACGATTTCGTTGGGTGGAAGGCCAGTCATTAATCAGCGCAGAAGCAGGCTGGTTACCAGGTGAACCAAGCAATGATGGCCACTGTGTGGAGTTAAACTACGTAAATCCAGCTTACAAAATCAACGATCGCCCATGCAACGCTCAATTTAGTGCTTTGTGTGAGAAACCGGCTGCACGTGTTTGTGCATGA
- the LOC143451932 gene encoding ATP-dependent translocase ABCB1-like: MNENISKKVRTGFKENKVHALSTNENNVEVIDLDDALCGVKDDFATNGKCLKNQTSATTVTVGSGEKNLSGKSELIGSVSDFTTNNGDFKKPSKKNQPTISYVQIFRYATSFDYVLLIIGTLAAAAHGAALPVLLIFFGELTNDFVNFGSLDTASLAQVNLSDKISTNSVRFCVIAIIVWICGAIQIICWTFQAVRQTKKIRVLFFQSILRQDIGFFDVNSAGELNTRMADDIGKIQSGIGDKVSITIMNVVRTMTSFIISMVYSWKLALVVLAVSPALAISAAILYTIGGKFTKEELDSYAKAGAVAEEVISSIRTVVAFGGQEKECERYEENLLHARKVGLKKGLVSGASLGFLFLCLFAMYGLGFWYGSTLVLAGEIVVGDLLTSFFSVVVGAFTLGQAGSHISEFGAGKVAAYKVFEIIDRVPPIDSESEDGYRPENVNGEVSLNNVNFSYPSRTDLQVLNNVSFKLETGKTTALCGQSGCGKSTCVQLIQRFYDPESGAIEVDGIDIRTLNLRWLREHIGVVSQEPILFDTTIAENIKYGRDGVTDEEIEEATKQSNAYDFIMKLPDKFETMVGEGGAQMSGGQKQRIAIARAIVRDPKILLLDEATSALDTESEGVVQAALDRAAKGRTTLVIAHRLSTIRNADKIIGFHEGIAVEQGTHRELLKIENGVYQNLVHMQSYGAADNLHGEFQHNSYASKEHKKPMHRLTSAKSVKSKQTIVDIESAQDDGALPVVSFWRILAFNKSEKWFILLGCLAAAVNGGIQPIFAILFSEILAVFSETNESTKQARITLYALLFVAVGAATFLAYLAQLSAFAKSGEELTLRLRLMSFRAVLHQEIGYFDDPANNTGALTTRLATDASKVQGATGIRLATIMQSFAALGVGLGIAFAYGWQVALLALAFVPFIAAAGILQGQLLVGQASTETKAYEKAGQVAVEGTLNIRTIASLTLEKAFHQRYVNALEIPYKKSLRKAYAFGITYGFSQCVAFFAYAACFRFGAWLVEQELIAFQNIFKVLLAVVFGALAAGQTSAYAPDYAQAKTSAARIVKLLDRVPLIDSYSKRGDVPAISSGNVLFKDVQFTYPSRPDIQVLKGLTQIVCPGQTVALVGQSGCGKSTCIQLLERFYDPSDGSVSVDGHLSNELQLSWLRSQFGIVSQEPVLFDRSIADNIRYGDNSRSADLKEVIAAAKNANIHSFIEGLPDGYDTNVGSKGAQLSGGQKQRVAIARALLRNPKVLLLDEATSALDTESEKIVQAALDAASEGRTCIVIAHRLSTVKNADVIAVIENGSVVERGTHNELLALKGSYFSLVNAQLHKKEA, from the exons TTTGTGGTGTAAAAGATGATTTTGCAACAAAcggaaaatgtttgaaaaatcaGACTTCAGCCACAACTGTGACCGTTGGAAGTGGAGAAAAAAACTTGAGTGGAAAATCGGAACTTATTGGAAGCGTTTCTGATTTCACTACTAACAATGGTGATTTCAAGAAACCGTCAAAGAAGAACCAACCAACGATCAGCTATGTACAGATT TTTCGATATGCTACCAGTTTTGATTATGTCCTGCTAATCATTGGCACACTAGCTGCTGCTGCACACGGAGCAGCTTTACCAGTTCTGTTGATTTTTTTCGGAGAGTTAACTAATGATTTTGTTAACTTTGGATCCCTTGATACTGCTTCTCTTGC ACAAGTGAATCTCTCAGACAAAATATCTACAAATTCCGTTCGATTTTGTGTGATTGCCATTATTGTATGGATATGTGGAGCAATACAG ATAATATGTTGGACATTCCAAGCTGTTcgacaaacaaaaaagattcGAGTGCtcttttttcaaagtattttgcGGCAAGACATTGGTTTCTTTGACGTAAACTCAGCTGGGGAACTGAACACAAGAATGGCAGA tgacattggaaaaatacaaagtGGCATTGGTGATAAAGTTTCAATTACAATCATGAACGTTGTTCGAACCATGACCAGCTTTATTATTTCAATGGTCTATTCGTGGAAATTGGCCTTGGTGGTGTTGGCAGTTTCTCCAGCATTAGCCATATCTGCAGCTATACTATACACG ATTGGTGGAAAATTCACCAAAGAAGAATTAGATTCTTATGCAAAAGCAGGTGCAGTGGCTGAAGAAGTAATCTCATCCATTCGAACGGTTGTTGCATTTGGGGGGCAGGAAAAGGAGTGTGAAAG ataTGAAGAAAATCTATTACATGCTCGTAAAGTTGGCCTAAAAAAAGGTCTTGTAAGCGGAGCATCGCTtggttttctgtttttgtgtttatttgcCATGTACGGACTTGGATTTTGGTATGGTTCAACCCTAGTTTTAGCAGGAGAAATTGTTGTTGGGGACCTTTTGACATCTTTTTTCAGTGTGGTTGTCGGTGCCTTTACATTGGGACAA GCTGGTAGCCACATTTCAGAATTTGGGGCGGGAAAAGTTGCTGCTTATAAAGTGTTTGAGATTATCGATAGAGTGCCTCCAATCGATAGTGAATCTGAAGATGGCTACAGACCTGAGAATGTAAACGGTGAAGTTTCACTGAACAATGTCAATTTTTCATATCCTTCTAGAACTGATTTGCAG GTTTTGAATAATGTGTCTTTCAAACTTGAAACTGGAAAGACAACAGCACTTTGTGGCCAAAGTGGTTGTGGGAAAAGCACATGTGTGCAGCTTATACAGAGGTTTTATGATCCGGAG AGTGGAGCAATTGAGGTTGATGGTATCGACATTCGAACTTTGAACCTACGTTGGCTTCGTGAGCACATTGGCGTTGTATCGCAAGAACCAATCTTGTTCGACACGACTATTGCTGAGAACATCAAATATGGACGAGACGGTGTCACCGATGAAGAAATAGAAGAAGCCACGAAACAGTCAAATGCTTATGACTTTATAATGAAACTTCCAGAT AAATTTGAGACAATGGTTGGAGAAGGTGGTGCACAAATGAGCGGAGGACAGAAACAACGAATCGCAATCGCTCGTGCCATTGTTCGTGATCCTAAGATTTTGCTTCTTGATGAGGCCACATCTGCTTTGGATACAGAGAGTGAAGGTGTTGTACAAGCTGCACTGGACAGAGCAGCTAAAG gTCGCACCACGCTAGTGATAGCACATAGACTTTCAACCATTCGTAATGCAGACAAAATCATTGGGTTTCATGAAGGCATAGCTGTAGAACAGGGAACTCACAGAGAATTgctcaaaattgaaaatgggGTTTATCAAAATCTTGTGCACATGCAAAGTTATGGGGCTGCAGATAATCTTCATG GGGAATTTCAGCACAATTCCTACGCAAGCAAAG AACACAAGAAACCAATGCACCGATTAACAAGTGCTAAGAGTGTGAAATCTAAGCAGACAATTGTAGATATTGAGAGTGCTCAAGATGATGGTGCCTTGCCAGTTGTGTCATTCTGGAGAATTCTTGCTTTTAACAAATCTGAAAAGTGGTTTATCTTAT TGGGTTGTCTTGCTGCTGCTGTGAATGGTGGAATTCAACCAATCTTTGCCATTCTGTTTTCGGAGATTTTGGCTGTTTTTTCAGAGACCAATGAGAGCACTAAACAAGCGAGGATCACGTTGTATGCTCTATTGTTTGTTGCTGTTGGAGCAGCAACATTTTTGGCCTACCTAGCTCAG TTATCTGCTTTTGCCAAGTCTGGTGAAGAGCTAACCTTACGACTTCGCTTGATGAGTTTTCGCGCAGTGCTCCACCAAGAAATTGGATACTTTGATGACCCGGCTAATAACACAGGTGCACTTACTACACGACTTGCAACAGATGCATCTAAGGTCCAAGGTGCCACTGGAATAAGACTTGCCACAATTATGCAAAGTTTTGCTGCTTTAG GAGTTGGCCTTGGTATTGCCTTCGCATATGGTTGGCAAGTGGCACTGCTTGCCCTTGCATTTGTACCTTTCATTGCTGCAGCTGGAATTTTGCAAGGACAGCTTCTTGTTGGCCAG GCATCAACTGAAACGAAAGCGTATGAAAAAGCAGGCCAAGTTGCTGTGGAAGGGACATTGAACATAAGAACGATTGCCTCCCTCACGCTTGAGAAAGCTTTTCATCAGAGATATGTCAATGCTCTTGAAATACCTTACAA aaagaGTTTGAGAAAGGCTTATGCATTTGGAATAACATACGGATTTTCACAATGCGTGGCTTTCTTTGCTTATGCTGCCTGCTTCAGATTTGGTGCTTGGCTGGTTGAACAGGAGTTAATcgcatttcaaaatattttcaa GGTCCTTTTAGCTGTTGTGTTTGGTGCTCTTGCCGCTGGCCAGACAAGTGCATACGCGCCAGACTACGCacaagcaaaaacatctgcTGCAAGAATTGTGAAATTATTAGATCGCGTACCTTTGATAGACAGCTATAGCAAGCGTGGCGATGTTCCGGCAA TTTCTTCTGGAAATGTTCTGTTCAAGGATGTCCAGTTCACATATCCTTCACGGCCAGACATCCAAGTTTTGAAAGGGTTGACACAAATAGTTTGTCCCGGACAGACGGTGGCCCTGGTCGGACAGAGCGGATGTGGAAAATCAACTTGTATTCAACTGCTGGAGAGGTTCTATGATCCAAGCGACGGTTCAGTG AGTGTCGACGGTCACCTATCGAATGAACTTCAGTTATCTTGGCTTCGTTCACAATTCGGCATCGTCTCACAGGAACCTGTTTTATTCGATCGCTCAATTGCGGACAACATCAGATACGGTGATAATAGCCGATCTGCGGACTTAAAAGAAGTGATTGCGGCCGCAAAGAATGCGAATATCCACTCATTTATTGAAGGCTTGCCTGAC GGCTACGACACCAACGTTGGTTCCAAAGGAGCGCAGTTATCAGGTGGTCAGAAGCAGAGAGTGGCAATTGCTCGTGCCTTGCTCAGGAATCCTAAAGTTTTGCTCCTGGATGAAGCCACATCTGCCCTGGACACTGAAAGCGAAAAG ATCGTGCAAGCAGCCTTGGATGCCGCCAGTGAAGGTAGAACTTGCATCGTCATCGCTCATCGTCTGTCAACCGTCAAAAATGCTGACGTCATAGCGGTGATTGAAAACGGGAGCGTTGTGGAGAGAGGCACGCACAACGAACTACTCGCATTGAAAGGATCGTATTTCAGCCTGGTCAATGCACAATTGCATAAAAAAGAAGCATAA